Proteins from a genomic interval of Nocardioidaceae bacterium:
- a CDS encoding DNA-directed RNA polymerase subunit alpha encodes MLIAQRPTLSEEVVDEYRSRFTIEPLEPGFGYTLGNSMRRTLLSSIPGASVTSIKIDSVLHEFSTIEGVKEDVTELILNLKGLVVSSEHDEPVTMYLRKDGAGTATAADIAPPAGVEVHNPDLHIATVNDSGSLEMELVVERGRGYVSAAQNKIGDNEIGRMPVDSIYSPVLKVTYKVEATRVEQRTDFDKLIVDVETKPSIAPRDALASAGKTLVELFGLARELNVEAEGIDIGPSPVDEQLAADLALPVEDLNLTVRSYNCLKREGIHTVGELIGRSEQDLLDIRNFGAKSIDEVKLKLHEMGLSLKDSAPGFDPATALAAYDEDESFVEDEQY; translated from the coding sequence GTGCTCATTGCTCAGCGCCCCACCCTGTCCGAAGAGGTCGTCGACGAGTACCGCTCCCGGTTCACCATCGAGCCGCTCGAGCCGGGCTTCGGCTACACCCTCGGCAACTCGATGCGTCGCACCCTGCTGTCCTCCATCCCGGGGGCCTCGGTGACCAGCATCAAGATCGACTCGGTGCTCCACGAGTTCTCGACCATCGAGGGCGTCAAGGAAGACGTCACCGAGCTCATCCTGAACCTCAAGGGTCTCGTCGTCTCCTCCGAGCACGACGAGCCGGTCACGATGTACCTCCGCAAGGACGGTGCGGGCACCGCCACCGCCGCCGACATCGCCCCGCCCGCAGGCGTCGAGGTGCACAACCCCGACCTGCACATCGCCACCGTCAACGACTCCGGCTCGCTGGAGATGGAGCTCGTCGTCGAGCGCGGCCGCGGCTACGTCTCCGCGGCGCAGAACAAGATCGGCGACAACGAGATCGGCCGCATGCCGGTCGATTCGATCTACAGCCCCGTGCTGAAGGTGACCTACAAGGTCGAGGCCACCCGAGTCGAGCAGCGCACCGACTTCGACAAGCTGATCGTGGACGTCGAGACCAAGCCCTCGATCGCTCCGCGCGACGCCCTCGCCAGCGCCGGCAAGACCCTCGTCGAGCTCTTCGGCCTCGCCCGCGAGCTCAACGTCGAGGCCGAGGGCATCGACATCGGCCCGAGCCCGGTCGACGAGCAGCTCGCCGCCGACCTGGCCCTGCCGGTCGAGGACCTCAACCTCACCGTCCGGTCCTACAACTGCCTCAAGCGCGAGGGCATCCACACCGTCGGAGAGCTCATCGGCCGCTCCGAGCAGGACCTGCTCGACATCCGCAACTTCGGCGCCAAGTCCATCGACGAGGTCAAGCTGAAGCTGCACGAGATGGGCCTCTCGCTCAAGGACTCCGCCCCCGGCTTCGACCCGGCCACCGCGCTCGCGGCCTACGACGAGGACGAGTCCTTCGTCGAGGACGAGCAGTACTGA
- a CDS encoding adenylate kinase, with protein MILMGPPGAGKGTQAKAVAATHDIPAISTGDIFRANVKDSTELGKKAQEYMDAGKYVPDEITNSMVADRLAEPDAKAGFLLDGYPRTEAQVAELDSMLAEQGASLDAAVVLEVDEDELVARLMQRAENEGRSDDSEEVVRERMAVYKAETAPLMDIYEQRGLLCRVDGMGSVDEVRERISAALES; from the coding sequence CTGATCCTGATGGGCCCCCCGGGGGCGGGCAAGGGCACCCAGGCCAAGGCCGTGGCCGCGACCCACGACATCCCGGCGATCTCGACCGGCGACATCTTCCGCGCCAACGTGAAGGACTCCACGGAGCTCGGCAAGAAGGCCCAGGAGTACATGGACGCCGGCAAGTACGTCCCCGACGAGATCACGAACTCGATGGTCGCGGACCGCCTCGCCGAGCCCGACGCCAAGGCCGGGTTCCTGCTCGACGGCTACCCGCGTACGGAGGCGCAGGTTGCCGAGCTCGACAGCATGCTCGCCGAGCAGGGCGCATCGCTGGACGCCGCCGTCGTGCTCGAGGTCGACGAGGACGAGCTGGTGGCCCGCCTGATGCAGCGTGCCGAGAACGAGGGCCGCAGCGACGACTCCGAGGAGGTCGTCCGCGAGCGCATGGCCGTCTACAAGGCCGAGACCGCACCGCTGATGGACATCTACGAGCAGCGTGGCCTGCTCTGCCGCGTCGACGGCATGGGCTCGGTCGACGAGGTCCGCGAGCGCATCAGCGCAGCGCTGGAGAGCTGA
- the infA gene encoding translation initiation factor IF-1 — protein MPKKEGVIEIEGTVIEALPNAMFRVELSNGHKVLSHISGKMRQNYIRILPEDRVVVELSPYDLTRGRIVYRYK, from the coding sequence ATGCCGAAGAAGGAAGGCGTCATCGAGATCGAAGGCACCGTCATCGAGGCGTTGCCGAACGCGATGTTCCGCGTGGAGCTCTCCAACGGCCACAAGGTGCTGAGCCACATCAGCGGCAAGATGCGCCAGAACTACATCCGCATCCTCCCTGAGGACCGGGTCGTCGTGGAGCTCTCCCCGTACGACCTGACCCGAGGTCGCATCGTCTACCGGTACAAGTGA
- the rplQ gene encoding 50S ribosomal protein L17, whose product MPTPKKGTRFGGSPAHQRLIVANLATQLFEHGAVRTTEAKARLLRPHAEKLITKAKKGDLHNRREVLKTIRDKSVVHTLFTEIGPMFAERPGGYTRITKIGPRKGDNAPMAVIELVTEAYEPKAGTGAGNVQSGRATAPAEEPTAETASDDDALPGTPDNPVQVDSEGEADEVESPEGGIEATPEDADKQD is encoded by the coding sequence ATGCCTACCCCCAAGAAGGGCACCCGCTTCGGCGGCAGCCCCGCCCACCAGCGGCTCATCGTCGCCAACCTCGCGACGCAGCTCTTCGAGCACGGCGCCGTGCGTACGACCGAGGCCAAGGCCCGGCTGCTGCGCCCGCACGCCGAGAAGCTGATCACCAAGGCGAAGAAGGGCGACCTGCACAACCGCCGCGAGGTCCTCAAGACCATCCGCGACAAGTCGGTCGTCCACACCCTCTTCACCGAGATCGGCCCGATGTTCGCCGAGCGTCCCGGCGGCTACACCCGCATCACCAAGATCGGCCCCCGCAAGGGCGACAACGCCCCCATGGCCGTCATCGAGCTGGTGACCGAGGCGTACGAGCCGAAGGCAGGCACCGGTGCGGGCAACGTGCAGTCCGGCCGGGCCACGGCGCCTGCCGAGGAGCCGACCGCCGAGACCGCGTCCGACGACGACGCGCTCCCGGGCACCCCGGACAACCCGGTGCAGGTCGACTCCGAGGGCGAGGCCGACGAGGTCGAGTCCCCCGAGGGGGGCATCGAGGCCACCCCCGAGGACGCCGACAAGCAGGACTGA
- a CDS encoding FAD/NAD(P)-binding protein, with protein MVLPPARPTPPPPLRVVVVGGGAAAVMAARAVLDRADAATPVAVTVVERHGPVGPGLPYRSEHPWHLLNNYAGRLSAVDGDPDHLVRWAARRGLGVTGTSFVPRALYGRYLRDLADTTPVPPGSLFARTVGEAVDLRRLRDSTRGGRRRRTHLVVVRTGGQRRELVADHVVLALGTPPPARLPHLERAVGGLPGARYVPDPWATDLTAAAASAREVLVIGSGLTMVDVVCALHHDRPDLRFTVCSRTGALPTAHTTATRRLDHVPAPGGERLDDVVAALTAQLAACRETGTPWRPVVDAVRARANSLWAGFTAAEQHRFVAEHARTWETLRHRMAPDSADLMRRLMRDRTVVLDHPDAVDPSAAGLVVNATGPRPVPTAGWNPLVDRLLETGTLRPHRLGLGVDVDVDGHPLDASGRAEIGLTVLGAGRRGAHEWEVTAVPDLRTQTTRLAHELLPSRRHPLAPASAG; from the coding sequence GTGGTCCTTCCCCCCGCACGTCCCACCCCTCCCCCGCCGCTGCGCGTCGTGGTCGTCGGCGGTGGAGCCGCCGCCGTGATGGCCGCCCGGGCCGTGCTCGACCGCGCCGACGCCGCGACACCCGTCGCCGTGACCGTCGTCGAGCGCCACGGGCCGGTGGGCCCCGGACTGCCCTACCGCAGCGAGCACCCCTGGCACCTGCTGAACAACTACGCCGGGCGCCTCAGCGCCGTCGACGGCGACCCCGACCACCTCGTCCGCTGGGCGGCCCGACGCGGGCTCGGCGTCACCGGCACCTCCTTCGTCCCGCGAGCGCTCTACGGCCGCTACCTGCGCGACCTCGCCGACACCACCCCGGTCCCGCCGGGGTCCCTCTTCGCCCGCACCGTGGGCGAGGCCGTCGACCTGCGACGGCTGCGGGACTCCACGCGCGGCGGTCGCCGACGGCGTACGCACCTCGTGGTCGTGCGCACCGGCGGCCAGCGACGCGAGCTCGTCGCCGACCACGTCGTGCTTGCGCTCGGCACGCCTCCCCCGGCCCGGCTGCCTCACCTCGAACGCGCGGTCGGGGGGCTGCCGGGAGCCCGCTACGTGCCCGACCCGTGGGCGACCGACCTCACCGCCGCGGCGGCATCCGCCCGGGAGGTGCTGGTCATCGGGTCCGGTCTCACCATGGTCGACGTCGTCTGCGCCCTGCACCACGACCGACCCGACCTGCGCTTCACGGTCTGCTCCCGCACCGGCGCGCTCCCGACCGCGCACACCACGGCCACGCGCCGTCTCGACCACGTGCCGGCACCCGGCGGTGAGCGACTCGACGACGTCGTCGCAGCGCTCACGGCACAGCTGGCCGCGTGCCGGGAGACCGGCACGCCGTGGCGGCCGGTCGTCGACGCCGTGCGCGCCCGCGCGAACTCGCTGTGGGCGGGCTTCACCGCCGCCGAGCAGCACCGCTTCGTCGCCGAGCACGCCCGCACCTGGGAGACGCTGCGGCACCGCATGGCGCCCGACAGCGCCGACCTGATGCGTCGGCTGATGCGCGACCGGACCGTCGTGCTCGACCACCCCGACGCGGTCGACCCCTCGGCGGCGGGTCTGGTGGTCAACGCGACCGGCCCCCGCCCCGTCCCGACTGCCGGGTGGAACCCGCTGGTGGACAGGCTCCTCGAGACAGGCACCCTGCGTCCCCACCGGCTGGGGCTCGGCGTGGACGTCGACGTCGACGGTCACCCCCTGGACGCCTCCGGCCGCGCCGAGATCGGACTCACCGTGCTCGGGGCCGGACGACGCGGCGCCCACGAGTGGGAGGTGACGGCCGTCCCCGACCTCAGGACGCAGACCACCCGGCTCGCCCACGAGCTGCTCCCGTCGCGCCGCCACCCTCTGGCCCCCGCCTCCGCGGGCTGA
- the map gene encoding type I methionyl aminopeptidase, whose amino-acid sequence MGFRDRGVEIKTPEQIALMREAGLVVGRTLELLRTAVAPGMTTGELDAIAEESIRSSGATPSFKGYHGFPGSICCSVNEEVVHGIPGERVIAEGDVVSIDCGAIVQGWHGDAALTLAVGEVPDEVAELMRVTEDSLWAGIAAARRGGRVTDIGHAVETHVRAAGDYGILEDYTGHGIGTAMHLPPNVPNYGRPGRGPKLVPGLALAVEPMITLGSAETVTLEDDWTVVTEDRSVGAHYEHTFTLTETGTWVLTALDGGKQRLEALGVPFGGM is encoded by the coding sequence GTGGGGTTCCGCGACCGCGGCGTCGAGATCAAGACGCCCGAGCAGATCGCGTTGATGCGCGAGGCCGGCCTGGTCGTCGGGCGCACGCTGGAGCTGCTGCGCACGGCGGTGGCACCCGGCATGACCACCGGCGAGCTCGACGCGATCGCCGAGGAGAGCATCCGCTCCTCCGGTGCGACGCCGTCGTTCAAGGGGTACCACGGGTTCCCCGGGTCGATCTGCTGCTCGGTGAACGAGGAGGTCGTGCACGGTATCCCCGGCGAGCGGGTCATCGCCGAGGGCGACGTCGTCTCCATCGACTGCGGGGCGATCGTGCAGGGCTGGCACGGTGACGCGGCGCTGACCCTCGCCGTGGGGGAGGTGCCCGACGAGGTCGCCGAGCTGATGCGGGTCACCGAGGACTCCCTGTGGGCCGGCATCGCGGCCGCGCGCCGCGGAGGGCGGGTGACCGACATCGGGCACGCGGTCGAGACGCACGTACGCGCCGCCGGTGACTACGGCATCCTCGAGGACTACACCGGTCACGGCATCGGCACCGCCATGCACCTGCCCCCGAACGTGCCGAACTACGGACGCCCCGGTCGCGGACCGAAGCTGGTGCCGGGACTCGCGCTGGCGGTCGAGCCGATGATCACCCTGGGATCCGCCGAGACGGTCACGCTCGAGGACGACTGGACGGTGGTGACCGAGGACCGGTCGGTGGGCGCGCACTACGAGCACACCTTCACCCTGACCGAGACCGGCACCTGGGTGCTGACCGCCCTCGACGGCGGCAAGCAGCGTCTCGAGGCCCTCGGCGTCCCCTTCGGCGGCATGTAA
- the truA gene encoding tRNA pseudouridine(38-40) synthase TruA produces the protein MRLRMDLAYDGTDFHGWAAQPGLRTVQGELEAGLATVLRVPEVAVTCAGRTDAGVHARGQVVHVDVDRPVLEGARGRGPDDAPTSLRRRLHGVLPADVRVHDVQEAPPGFDARFGALWRRYAYRVADAGVRHDPLTRGHVLAWPRPLDLDLLDEAASRLVGEHDFAAFCKRREGATTIRRLLELRWERDAAGVATATVRADAFCHSMVRALVGCLLVVGEGNRPPEWAGQVLAAGVRDPAVRVAPAHGLTLEEVRYPDDDELAAQAERARVVRTLPPTQDAQDAQDS, from the coding sequence ATGCGGCTCCGGATGGACCTGGCCTACGACGGGACCGACTTCCACGGCTGGGCCGCCCAACCCGGCCTGCGCACCGTGCAGGGCGAGCTCGAGGCCGGCCTGGCCACGGTGCTGCGTGTCCCCGAGGTGGCGGTGACGTGCGCCGGGCGTACGGACGCCGGGGTGCACGCCCGCGGTCAGGTCGTGCACGTCGACGTCGACCGTCCGGTGCTCGAGGGAGCCCGAGGCCGCGGCCCCGACGACGCGCCCACGTCGCTGCGCCGGCGCCTGCACGGGGTGCTGCCCGCGGACGTGCGCGTCCACGACGTGCAGGAGGCCCCGCCGGGGTTCGACGCGCGCTTCGGTGCCCTGTGGCGGCGCTACGCCTACCGCGTCGCCGACGCGGGCGTACGCCACGACCCCCTCACGCGGGGGCACGTGCTCGCCTGGCCGCGTCCGCTGGACCTCGACCTGCTCGACGAGGCGGCGAGCCGGCTCGTCGGTGAGCACGACTTCGCGGCCTTCTGCAAGCGCCGTGAAGGGGCCACGACGATCCGTAGGCTGCTGGAGCTCCGCTGGGAGCGGGACGCCGCGGGCGTCGCCACCGCGACGGTGCGCGCGGACGCCTTCTGCCACTCGATGGTGCGCGCCCTGGTCGGTTGTCTCCTCGTCGTCGGGGAGGGCAACAGGCCGCCGGAGTGGGCCGGGCAGGTGCTCGCCGCCGGCGTACGCGACCCCGCCGTGCGCGTCGCTCCCGCGCACGGGCTCACGCTCGAGGAGGTCCGCTACCCCGACGACGACGAGCTCGCAGCCCAGGCCGAGCGGGCTCGCGTCGTGCGTACGCTGCCGCCCACCCAGGACGCCCAGGACGCCCAGGACTCCTGA
- the rpmJ gene encoding 50S ribosomal protein L36, with translation MKVYPSVKPICDKCKVIRRHGRVMVICDNPRHKQRQG, from the coding sequence ATGAAGGTCTACCCCAGCGTCAAGCCGATCTGCGACAAGTGCAAGGTCATCCGTCGCCACGGCCGCGTCATGGTCATCTGCGACAACCCGCGCCACAAGCAGCGCCAGGGCTGA
- the rpsD gene encoding 30S ribosomal protein S4 — translation MARYTGPITRKSRRLGVDLIGGDQAFEKRPYAPGMHGRTRIKESEYRNQLQEKQKARFTYGVLEKQFANYYNEASRREGKTGDNLLQLLECRLDNVVYRAGFARTRRQARQLVNHGHFRVNGKKVDIPSFQVTQYDIIDVREKSLQMTPFIVARETHGERVVPGWMDAFPERMRILVHQLPTREQIDIPVTEQLIVEFYSKK, via the coding sequence ATGGCCCGCTACACCGGCCCGATCACCCGCAAGTCCCGCCGCCTGGGCGTGGACCTCATCGGCGGCGACCAGGCGTTCGAGAAGCGCCCGTACGCCCCCGGCATGCACGGACGCACCCGCATCAAGGAGTCCGAGTACCGCAACCAGCTGCAGGAGAAGCAGAAGGCCCGCTTCACCTACGGCGTGCTCGAGAAGCAGTTCGCGAACTACTACAACGAGGCGTCGCGCCGCGAGGGCAAGACGGGTGACAACCTGTTGCAGCTGCTCGAGTGCCGCCTCGACAACGTCGTCTACCGCGCCGGCTTCGCCCGCACCCGCCGTCAGGCCCGCCAGCTCGTGAACCACGGGCACTTCCGGGTCAACGGCAAGAAGGTGGACATCCCCTCCTTCCAGGTGACGCAGTACGACATCATCGACGTGCGCGAGAAGTCGCTGCAGATGACGCCGTTCATCGTGGCCCGTGAGACCCACGGCGAGCGCGTCGTCCCCGGCTGGATGGACGCCTTCCCCGAGCGGATGCGCATCCTCGTCCACCAGCTGCCGACGCGGGAGCAGATCGACATCCCCGTCACCGAGCAGCTCATCGTGGAGTTCTACTCCAAGAAGTGA
- the rpsM gene encoding 30S ribosomal protein S13, with the protein MARLVGVDLPRDKRVEIALTYIYGIGRTRSQQLLAATGVDPNVRVHELGDEELVKLRDEIEANFKIEGDLRREVQADIRRKVEIGSYQGRRHRQGLPVRGQRTKTNARTRKGPKRTVAGKKKTR; encoded by the coding sequence ATGGCACGCCTCGTTGGTGTCGACCTCCCGCGCGACAAGCGCGTCGAGATCGCACTCACCTACATCTACGGCATCGGCCGTACCCGCTCCCAGCAGCTCCTCGCCGCCACCGGCGTCGACCCGAACGTCCGGGTGCACGAGCTGGGGGACGAGGAGCTGGTCAAGCTCCGCGACGAGATCGAAGCGAACTTCAAGATCGAGGGTGACCTCCGTCGTGAGGTCCAGGCCGACATCCGTCGCAAGGTCGAGATCGGCAGCTACCAGGGTCGCCGTCACCGCCAGGGCCTCCCGGTCCGCGGTCAGCGCACCAAGACCAACGCCCGCACCCGCAAGGGTCCGAAGCGCACCGTGGCCGGCAAGAAGAAGACCCGCTGA
- a CDS encoding LLM class flavin-dependent oxidoreductase has product MSDLRLSVLDLVPVRADGTSADAVAASRSLAQTADRLGYERYWVAEHHNMPAIASTNPPVLMGILAGATERIRVGSGGVMLPNHAPLVVAEQMALLEAAYPGRIDLGIGRAPGTDPVTSWALRHGAAGVTDDAVNQFPTYVEQIVAMMSPEGVGLQLSGRTHALRATPAATGSAQPWLLGSSDYSARLAARLGLPYVFAHHFQGKGTAEALALYRQGWAEAGHEHAPRTFLTVNAAAAPTAEEAHRRALPQAMSMLTLMTGQPLHAQHTVEAAEAAYAELPEQHRDLVDAMRRRWLVGPVEEVSARLSDFAAEHDVDEVMLHPVSGGFADEEPATTPGRVQTLELLAARAGVPAGV; this is encoded by the coding sequence ATGAGTGATCTCCGCCTGTCCGTGCTCGACCTCGTCCCCGTCCGCGCCGACGGCACCAGCGCCGATGCGGTGGCTGCCTCGCGGTCGCTCGCGCAGACCGCCGACCGGTTGGGGTACGAGCGCTACTGGGTGGCCGAGCACCACAACATGCCGGCGATCGCCTCGACGAACCCGCCCGTGCTGATGGGCATCCTCGCCGGCGCGACCGAGCGGATCCGGGTCGGCTCGGGCGGTGTGATGCTGCCCAACCACGCGCCGCTCGTGGTCGCTGAGCAGATGGCGCTGCTCGAGGCCGCGTACCCGGGCCGGATCGACCTGGGGATCGGCCGCGCGCCCGGCACCGACCCGGTCACCTCGTGGGCGCTGCGGCACGGTGCCGCCGGTGTCACCGACGACGCGGTGAACCAGTTCCCGACCTACGTCGAGCAGATCGTCGCGATGATGAGCCCCGAGGGGGTCGGGCTGCAGCTGTCGGGGCGTACGCACGCCCTGCGCGCCACGCCCGCGGCCACCGGCAGTGCCCAGCCGTGGCTGCTGGGCAGCTCGGACTACTCCGCGCGCCTGGCCGCGCGCCTGGGCCTGCCGTACGTCTTCGCCCACCACTTCCAGGGCAAGGGCACCGCCGAGGCGCTCGCGCTGTACCGGCAGGGATGGGCCGAGGCGGGCCACGAGCACGCCCCGCGTACGTTCCTCACCGTCAACGCGGCCGCCGCGCCGACCGCCGAGGAGGCCCACCGGCGCGCGCTGCCGCAGGCGATGTCGATGCTGACCCTGATGACGGGTCAGCCGCTGCACGCCCAGCACACGGTCGAGGCGGCGGAGGCGGCGTACGCCGAGCTGCCCGAGCAGCACCGCGACCTCGTGGACGCGATGCGCCGCCGCTGGCTCGTCGGTCCCGTCGAGGAGGTCAGCGCCCGCCTGAGCGACTTCGCCGCGGAGCACGACGTCGACGAGGTGATGCTGCACCCGGTGAGCGGCGGCTTCGCCGACGAGGAGCCGGCCACCACACCGGGGCGGGTGCAGACCCTGGAGCTGCTCGCCGCACGGGCCGGGGTGCCGGCCGGGGTGTGA
- a CDS encoding CHAP domain-containing protein: MGHSTHHASHASLCRHQGRPRWRTVAALAVATLALAPLTASPAQARVGVDDYPSRLKNVVQDGVADPWNFWNRECTSFVAWRLNNDKGVAFHNYFLGPRWSDAGYWAGVARGLGIQVNNAPTRGAVAWWPQNSPGSTPGHVAYVMAAGAGWVKIEEYNYATRGGYGQRTLFRGTSSYPEGFIHFKPLRFKALEKPSLEGVTQVGEALVADRGRWWPTTISPELSYAWFADGRRIPGVEGRRLRLSGELAGARITVRTVARGDDVKTGVAQSPRTPKVKRGLLELKREPVVRGTPEVGVPLTAATGRTRPAAAPALQWFVGGRPVPGATGETYTPRPEDLDKPITVRARQDLLGYKPLAAASAPSARVAPGTLTQTAPPTLPDDPRVGARLRAEPGGWPAGTSFSYQWRADGTAIPEATSRGFTPAVEQLGARLSVTVTATKDGYRTASATTRASTPVDLGTLVTQKAPTVTGTPKVGRELGLDLGRWSRTPTFGVQWMADGTDIPGATGRTFTPAASHVHTRISARITASRPGYRDVVAYASALTGTARGDVRRVTRPGIEGTAWTGQTLTSTLGEWSVEPDEVRYRWLADGMPITGETGRTLRLTRDLVGAEVVVEQRLTAAGYRPISSTSRPVVPTYGRLAWTTDPRVEGRPVVGRTLSLRRGEIDARGVRTTLRWLRDGEPVAGADEATYTLTPADVGHRISLRVRATATDWDRGEIVVPVRRAVLAKPSISARVSTERRRATLSIGVRTPGLRPTGTVTVLLDGTEKATRAVTGERSTVRLGRLSAGSHVVVVRYSGEGATKASERLRFRVGR, translated from the coding sequence ATGGGTCACTCGACACACCACGCGTCCCACGCGTCCCTGTGCCGACACCAGGGCAGACCCCGGTGGCGAACTGTCGCGGCGCTGGCGGTCGCGACCCTTGCTCTCGCCCCTCTCACCGCCTCGCCGGCGCAGGCGCGCGTCGGTGTCGACGACTACCCGAGCCGCCTGAAGAACGTCGTGCAGGACGGCGTCGCGGACCCGTGGAACTTCTGGAACCGCGAGTGCACCTCCTTCGTCGCCTGGCGTCTGAACAACGACAAGGGCGTCGCGTTCCACAACTACTTCCTCGGACCGCGCTGGAGCGACGCCGGCTACTGGGCCGGGGTCGCCCGCGGGCTCGGCATCCAGGTCAACAACGCTCCCACCCGCGGGGCGGTCGCCTGGTGGCCCCAGAACTCCCCGGGCTCCACGCCGGGGCACGTGGCGTACGTGATGGCCGCCGGCGCCGGGTGGGTGAAGATCGAGGAGTACAACTACGCCACCCGCGGCGGGTACGGCCAGCGCACCCTGTTCCGCGGCACCTCCTCCTACCCGGAGGGCTTCATCCACTTCAAGCCCCTGCGCTTCAAGGCCCTGGAGAAGCCGTCGCTCGAGGGCGTCACCCAGGTCGGGGAGGCGCTCGTCGCCGACCGCGGCCGCTGGTGGCCGACGACCATCAGCCCCGAGCTCAGCTACGCCTGGTTCGCCGACGGTCGTCGCATCCCGGGCGTCGAGGGCAGACGCCTGCGCCTGTCCGGTGAGCTGGCCGGCGCGCGCATCACGGTGCGGACCGTCGCCCGTGGCGACGACGTCAAGACCGGTGTCGCGCAGAGCCCCCGCACTCCCAAGGTCAAGCGCGGGCTGCTCGAGCTCAAGCGCGAGCCCGTGGTGCGCGGCACCCCCGAGGTGGGCGTGCCCCTGACGGCCGCCACCGGGCGTACGCGACCCGCCGCCGCCCCCGCGCTGCAGTGGTTCGTCGGCGGCCGGCCCGTGCCGGGAGCGACCGGGGAGACGTACACGCCCCGACCCGAGGACCTCGACAAGCCCATCACCGTGCGCGCACGCCAGGACCTGCTCGGCTACAAGCCCCTCGCCGCGGCCTCCGCGCCCAGCGCCCGCGTCGCACCCGGGACGCTGACCCAGACCGCGCCGCCCACCCTGCCCGACGACCCGCGGGTCGGCGCCAGGCTGCGCGCCGAGCCCGGCGGCTGGCCCGCGGGCACCTCCTTCAGCTACCAGTGGCGCGCCGACGGCACCGCGATCCCCGAGGCGACCTCACGCGGCTTCACCCCCGCCGTGGAGCAGCTCGGCGCTCGTCTGAGCGTGACGGTCACGGCGACCAAGGACGGCTACCGCACCGCGTCGGCCACGACCCGGGCCAGCACCCCGGTGGACCTCGGGACCCTGGTCACGCAGAAGGCGCCCACGGTCACCGGGACGCCGAAGGTCGGTCGTGAGCTCGGCCTGGACCTCGGCCGCTGGTCGCGCACGCCCACCTTCGGCGTGCAGTGGATGGCCGACGGCACCGACATCCCCGGCGCGACGGGTCGCACCTTCACCCCGGCGGCGAGCCACGTGCACACCCGCATCTCGGCACGGATCACCGCCTCCCGTCCCGGCTACCGCGACGTCGTGGCGTACGCCTCCGCCCTCACCGGCACCGCCCGCGGCGACGTGCGACGCGTCACCCGGCCGGGCATCGAGGGCACGGCCTGGACGGGTCAGACCCTGACCTCGACCCTCGGGGAGTGGTCGGTGGAGCCCGACGAGGTGCGCTACCGCTGGCTCGCCGACGGCATGCCGATCACCGGGGAGACCGGCCGGACCCTGCGCCTGACCCGCGACCTGGTGGGTGCGGAGGTCGTCGTCGAGCAGCGGCTCACCGCGGCCGGCTACCGGCCGATCAGCTCGACGTCACGGCCGGTGGTGCCGACCTACGGACGTCTCGCCTGGACCACCGACCCCCGTGTGGAGGGCCGACCGGTCGTCGGTCGCACCCTGTCGCTGCGGCGCGGTGAGATCGACGCGCGGGGCGTACGCACGACACTGCGGTGGCTGCGCGACGGCGAGCCCGTCGCGGGGGCGGACGAGGCGACGTACACACTCACTCCCGCCGACGTCGGCCACCGCATCTCCCTGCGGGTGCGGGCCACGGCGACCGACTGGGACCGCGGCGAGATCGTCGTCCCGGTGCGCCGCGCGGTGCTCGCGAAGCCGTCGATCTCCGCGCGCGTGAGCACCGAACGCCGCAGGGCGACCCTGAGCATCGGCGTACGCACACCCGGGCTGCGGCCGACGGGCACCGTGACGGTGCTGCTCGACGGCACCGAGAAGGCGACGCGCGCGGTCACCGGCGAGCGGTCGACCGTCCGGCTCGGACGGCTGTCGGCCGGCTCCCACGTGGTGGTCGTGCGCTACAGCGGCGAGGGCGCGACGAAGGCCTCGGAGCGTCTGCGGTTCCGCGTCGGTCGGTGA
- the rpsK gene encoding 30S ribosomal protein S11, which produces MPPKSRQASGAKKVRRKEKKNVVQGEAHIKSTFNNTIVTITDPTGAVISWASAGTVGFKGSRKSTPFAAQMAAEAAGRRAQEHGMKKIDVFVKGPGSGRETAIRSLGAIGLEVGTIADVTPTPHNGCRPPKRRRV; this is translated from the coding sequence ATGCCTCCCAAGAGCCGACAGGCTTCCGGCGCCAAGAAGGTGCGCCGCAAGGAGAAGAAGAACGTCGTCCAGGGCGAAGCCCACATCAAGTCGACGTTCAACAACACCATCGTCACGATCACCGACCCGACCGGTGCGGTGATCTCGTGGGCCAGCGCCGGCACCGTCGGCTTCAAGGGCTCGCGCAAGTCGACCCCCTTCGCCGCGCAGATGGCCGCCGAGGCCGCCGGCCGCCGTGCCCAGGAGCACGGCATGAAGAAGATCGACGTCTTCGTCAAGGGTCCCGGCTCCGGCCGTGAGACCGCGATCCGCTCGCTGGGCGCCATCGGGCTCGAGGTCGGCACCATCGCCGACGTCACCCCCACGCCGCACAACGGCTGCCGCCCGCCCAAGCGCCGTCGCGTCTGA